One genomic window of Candidatus Pseudobacter hemicellulosilyticus includes the following:
- a CDS encoding phosphatase PAP2 family protein: MIFDPGTGLLSFWQLIQPFDEWLIVHINQQWGNGFFDTVLPYTRETLTWIPLYLFLILFATMNFGIKSIWWILGFVLTAVLADLISSQGIKQTIWRTRPCRDLSVATQLRFFINYCPGSSSFTSSHATSHFGQAMFLWLTLRSVIGKWASLFFIWALIIGYTQVYVGVHYPFDVFCGAILGCGIGFLTGKLFNRQIGMLSVDK, translated from the coding sequence ATGATTTTCGACCCTGGCACCGGATTATTGAGCTTCTGGCAACTGATCCAGCCCTTTGACGAGTGGCTGATCGTACATATTAACCAGCAATGGGGCAACGGCTTTTTTGATACCGTGCTGCCCTATACCCGCGAGACCCTGACCTGGATCCCGCTCTATCTTTTCCTGATCCTTTTTGCCACCATGAACTTCGGCATCAAAAGTATCTGGTGGATCCTGGGCTTCGTGCTGACCGCTGTCCTGGCGGACCTCATCAGCAGCCAGGGTATCAAACAGACCATCTGGCGGACCAGGCCCTGCCGCGATCTCTCCGTGGCCACCCAGCTCAGGTTCTTCATCAATTACTGCCCCGGCAGCTCCAGCTTCACCTCCTCCCATGCCACCAGCCATTTTGGCCAGGCCATGTTCCTCTGGCTCACCCTCCGTTCCGTGATCGGGAAATGGGCCAGCCTGTTCTTTATCTGGGCATTAATTATTGGGTATACCCAGGTTTATGTGGGGGTACATTATCCTTTTGATGTATTTTGTGGCGCAATACTCGGATGTGGCATTGGATTTTTGACCGGAAAACTGTTCAACAGACAGATCGGCATGCTTAGTGTAGACAAATAA
- a CDS encoding hemolysin family protein: MQEIFIILGLILLNGVFSMAEIALVSSRRARLESQANKGDTRAKEALELASHPDKFLSTVQIGITLIGILTGIYSGENLKSGLVDYLKGFELTRDYSNGIATTIIVVSVTYFSLVLGELIPKRLGLSRPEAIAKLVAAPMRIVSIVTYPFIWLLTKSTYLLTTLFRIQGKDNMVTEEEIKAIISEGTEQGAIEEAEQEIIERVFHLGDRNITSIMTHRSDIIWFDVSDNEASIREKIMREPHSAYPICEGSLDNVKGLISLKDIYVTDDLTVFKQVMKPALFVPENITAYTVLEKFKQHRTHTCFIVDEYGSLQGMITLNDILEAIVGELPQTDVEDYEIVKREDGSYLVDGQIPFYDFLSFFAKTEWMNEGEQEFDTLAGFILHKLERIPHTGDFFDWQGFRIEIVDMDAQRIDKVLVNISDTLRQEMDE, from the coding sequence ATGCAAGAAATCTTTATAATACTGGGGCTGATCCTCCTGAACGGCGTATTTTCCATGGCCGAGATCGCCCTCGTTTCTTCCAGGAGAGCACGCCTGGAATCACAGGCCAATAAGGGTGACACCCGGGCCAAAGAGGCCCTGGAACTGGCCAGTCACCCGGATAAATTCCTCAGCACCGTACAGATCGGCATCACCCTGATAGGCATCCTCACCGGTATCTATTCCGGCGAAAACCTCAAAAGCGGCCTGGTAGACTACCTGAAAGGCTTTGAGCTGACCAGGGACTACAGCAATGGCATCGCCACTACCATCATTGTGGTTTCCGTCACCTATTTTTCCCTGGTCCTGGGCGAACTGATCCCCAAAAGACTGGGCCTCTCCCGCCCCGAAGCCATTGCCAAACTGGTAGCTGCGCCCATGCGTATTGTGAGCATTGTCACCTACCCCTTTATCTGGCTGCTCACCAAATCCACCTACCTGCTCACCACCCTTTTTCGCATCCAGGGAAAAGATAATATGGTGACCGAAGAAGAGATCAAGGCCATCATCAGTGAAGGCACCGAACAGGGCGCTATTGAAGAGGCCGAACAGGAGATCATTGAACGCGTTTTCCACCTGGGCGACCGGAATATCACTTCCATCATGACCCACCGGAGCGATATCATCTGGTTTGACGTAAGCGATAATGAAGCCTCCATCCGGGAAAAGATCATGCGTGAGCCCCACTCCGCCTATCCCATCTGTGAAGGCAGCCTGGACAATGTCAAAGGGCTGATCTCCCTCAAGGATATCTATGTCACCGACGACCTCACCGTCTTCAAACAGGTGATGAAACCGGCCCTCTTTGTTCCGGAAAATATTACCGCCTATACCGTACTGGAAAAATTCAAGCAGCACCGGACCCATACCTGTTTCATCGTGGATGAATACGGCAGCCTCCAGGGAATGATCACCCTCAACGATATCCTGGAAGCCATTGTGGGCGAACTGCCCCAGACAGATGTGGAAGACTACGAGATCGTCAAACGCGAGGACGGCTCCTACCTGGTGGACGGCCAGATCCCCTTCTATGATTTCCTCAGCTTCTTTGCCAAAACGGAATGGATGAATGAAGGCGAACAGGAATTTGATACCCTGGCCGGTTTTATCCTGCACAAACTGGAAAGGATCCCGCATACGGGTGATTTCTTCGACTGGCAGGGCTTCCGCATTGAGATCGTGGATATGGACGCCCAGCGGATAGATAAAGTGCTGGTCAATATCTCCGACACGCTCCGCCAGGAAATGGACGAGTGA